In Mesoaciditoga lauensis cd-1655R = DSM 25116, one genomic interval encodes:
- a CDS encoding 3'-5' exoribonuclease YhaM family protein, translating to MKFGELFSEEYLEKLGFSKDDIYGQKRVADVHENDSVDMKLKVVSKRLQESKDGKKFLLLTLSDKTGEIRAVDWFNAAENDSKIKINSIVKIQGRVSSYMDRLQINVDKARDALIVLKEGEYDPELFISTTKKDVKDMYSEFKALMDSIKTDALKDLLRIPFTDESFVEEFIKSPAAIVVHHAYRGGLLEHTLGVMKLCDAISHLYGDVDRDLLLVGAALHDVGKIKEYKMESYGIERTTEGELIGHIVLGVEMLNEWAKKVPNFPKKSLYHLNHMILSHHGELEWGSPTVPKTLEAMILHHADDLDSKIGQINSLKEKSSKSTWSDYDRYLGRKVILNWNDFDL from the coding sequence AAATTTGGAGAACTTTTCAGCGAAGAGTACCTTGAAAAACTTGGATTTTCCAAAGATGATATATACGGTCAAAAAAGAGTGGCAGATGTCCACGAGAACGATTCTGTGGACATGAAACTCAAAGTCGTAAGCAAAAGATTGCAAGAATCAAAAGATGGAAAGAAATTCCTTCTTCTTACCTTGTCGGATAAAACAGGGGAGATAAGGGCAGTAGACTGGTTCAACGCCGCAGAAAACGATTCCAAAATAAAGATCAATTCAATAGTTAAAATTCAAGGCAGAGTTTCATCGTACATGGACAGGTTGCAAATAAACGTGGATAAGGCACGGGATGCTTTGATCGTCCTTAAGGAAGGGGAATACGATCCTGAACTTTTCATTTCCACAACGAAAAAAGATGTGAAAGATATGTACTCAGAATTCAAAGCCCTTATGGACAGCATAAAAACCGATGCGTTGAAAGATCTGCTTCGTATTCCATTTACAGATGAAAGTTTTGTGGAAGAGTTTATAAAATCTCCCGCTGCCATAGTTGTTCATCACGCTTATCGTGGCGGACTACTGGAACATACGTTGGGGGTTATGAAACTCTGCGACGCAATATCCCACCTTTACGGGGATGTTGATAGAGATCTGTTGCTTGTAGGAGCTGCTTTGCACGATGTTGGAAAGATAAAAGAATACAAGATGGAATCTTACGGAATAGAGAGAACAACCGAGGGGGAACTCATTGGTCACATCGTCTTGGGAGTCGAAATGCTGAACGAATGGGCAAAAAAGGTTCCAAATTTCCCCAAGAAGTCTCTTTATCACTTAAATCATATGATTCTTTCTCATCACGGCGAGCTTGAATGGGGTTCTCCAACGGTCCCGAAAACCTTGGAAGCCATGATACTCCATCATGCCGATGATCTGGATTCCAAGATAGGACAAATAAATTCCCTAAAGGAAAAAAGCTCAAAATCCACCTGGAGTGATTACGATAGATATCTCGGTAGGAAAGTTATACTCAATTGGAACGATTTTGATCTGTGA